ATGGCGACATGATGGTGGTGGCGATGTACGCCGCCTTCCTGCTCTACACCAAGCTGGGGATCGAACCGGTCCCCGCCCTGCCGCTGGTGGCCGGCGGCCTGTTCGTCGTCGGCTACCTGCTGCAGCGCTTCCTGATCAACCACTTCCTGGGCGTCACCGAGCACATCCAGTTCCTGCTGCTGCTCTCGGTGGCCATGATCATCACCAACGTGGTGCTGATGGTGTTCGGCCCCGACGCCCGCAACATCCAGCTCGATGCCAGCTTCGAGAGCTACTCGCTCGGGCCGCTGGTGCTGGACAAGGTCCGCGTCATCGCCGCCTTCACTGCCGGCGGCGTGGCGGCGCTGCTGTGGGCTTTCTTCCGCTACACCACCACGGGAACCGCCATCCGCGCCTGCGCTGATAATCCGGTGGGAGCCCGCGTGGTGGGTCTCAACGTGGAGAAGCTCTACGCCATCACCTTCGGCATCGGCACCGCCTGCGTCGGTGCCGCCGGCTGCCTGCTGCTGCTGCTGGTCGACGTGCATCCGCACCTGTCGTCGGATTACACGCTGCTGGGCTTCATCATCGTCATCCTGGGCGGGTTGGGCAGCCTGGGCGGCGCCCTGCTGGGCGGCATCCTGGTCGGCCTGTCCGAGGCACTGTCGGGCGTGCTGATCGCCCCCAGCCTGAAAAGCATGTTCAGCTTCGGCCTGCTGATCCTGATCCTGCTGCTGCGCCCGCAAGGCATCCTGGGGAAGAAGCCATGAGCGCCCTTCTCCAAGACCGCCGCGCGGTCCTGCTGCTCGGCCTGCTGGCGATCCTCGCCCTGGCTCCGCTGGCGGCCGGCGATTATATGCTGTCCATCCTGATCACCGTCCTGCTGCAGGCCTATCTCGGCATGAGCTGGAACGTCATGATGGGCTTTGCCGGCCAGTTCTCGCTGGGCCACGCCCTCTATGTCGGTCTGGGGGCCTATGCCGGCGGCGCCCTGTTCGTCCATTACGGCACGCCGCCGTGGATCGGCGCCTTTGCCGGCATGGCGGTCTCGGCCGCCGCGGGCGCGGTGATCGGCACGCTCGGCTTCCGTTTCAAGGTGATGGGCGTCTATTTCGCCCTGCTGACCATCGCGTTTGCCGAGTTCACCCGCGTGCTGTTCGACCACTGGGGCTGGGTGGGCGCCTCGTCGGGGCTGTTCCTGCCCCCCGCCCCCAACAACAGCCCGGACAATCTGTGGCTGCTGCGCGGCTCGACCACCATGTTCTACTACGTGATCCTGGGGATGACGGCGGGCGCCTTCTGGTTCTGCCGCGCCCTTCTGATGCGCCGCATCGGCTATTACTGGCAGGCCATCCGCGAGGATCAGGACGCCGCCGACGCGCTGGGCATCGACGTGTTCAGGAACAAAATGATCGCCGTGCTGATCTCGGCTTCCATGACCAGCCTGGGCGGCATGTTCCTGGCCTTCTTCAACAACAACCTCTACCCGGAAAGCATCTTCTCCATGCATCGCTCCATCGAGCTGATGCTGGGCACCATCATCGGCGGCATCGGCACCCTGTTCGGGCCGATCCTGGGCGCCGTGGTGCTGACCGCGCTGGGCGAGGGCCTGACCATCCTGGGGGCCCATATCGGCATCGACGGCGTCAAGCAGATCGCCTACGGCATCTGTCTGATGCTGATCCTGGTCCTGAAGCCGGGCGGGCTGTGGCCGTGGCTGCGCAAACTCCTGCGCCTCGAGGGAGACGGCCGATGAATACCGCCGCTCCCATGCCCCTCCCGCCCATGCTTGTCGTCGAGAATCTGGGCAAGAGCTTCCGCGGCCTGCGCGCCGTCAACGCCGTGGCCTTCACGGTGCCCAGGGGCGACATCGTCGCCCTGATCGGCCCCAACGGGGCGGGCAAGACCACCACCTTCAACCTGATCGCCGGGGCGCTGCCGCCCAGCGACGGCAAGGTGATACTGGACGGCGAGGACGTCACCGGCCTGGGCCAGGCGGCCATCTG
The DNA window shown above is from Magnetospirillum sp. 15-1 and carries:
- a CDS encoding branched-chain amino acid ABC transporter permease translates to MDATFFMNVISAGLLTGLVYGLMALGLSVIFGVMRVVNFAHGDMMVVAMYAAFLLYTKLGIEPVPALPLVAGGLFVVGYLLQRFLINHFLGVTEHIQFLLLLSVAMIITNVVLMVFGPDARNIQLDASFESYSLGPLVLDKVRVIAAFTAGGVAALLWAFFRYTTTGTAIRACADNPVGARVVGLNVEKLYAITFGIGTACVGAAGCLLLLLVDVHPHLSSDYTLLGFIIVILGGLGSLGGALLGGILVGLSEALSGVLIAPSLKSMFSFGLLILILLLRPQGILGKKP
- a CDS encoding branched-chain amino acid ABC transporter permease, translating into MSALLQDRRAVLLLGLLAILALAPLAAGDYMLSILITVLLQAYLGMSWNVMMGFAGQFSLGHALYVGLGAYAGGALFVHYGTPPWIGAFAGMAVSAAAGAVIGTLGFRFKVMGVYFALLTIAFAEFTRVLFDHWGWVGASSGLFLPPAPNNSPDNLWLLRGSTTMFYYVILGMTAGAFWFCRALLMRRIGYYWQAIREDQDAADALGIDVFRNKMIAVLISASMTSLGGMFLAFFNNNLYPESIFSMHRSIELMLGTIIGGIGTLFGPILGAVVLTALGEGLTILGAHIGIDGVKQIAYGICLMLILVLKPGGLWPWLRKLLRLEGDGR